TAGCAGCAGAGAGATCATTATGGCAACTATAAAGAATTGATTCTGTATATTAAAAAGCGTAGTAAAGCTCTTCTTCTGCTCTTCTGTATATCGATAATCGCTATCCACCGTTTCTGGCGTATAGTTTAGACTTAAGGGCTGTCCATTAATAGATATCGTCCCTTCTGATGAAGTGATCGTATTGACGTCAGTAACAACCTGATGCCTCTCTTGCTTATAATCTGCAAAAGAAACCCAGTATTGTTCCAACGTCTTCAGCAGTTCCTCAAGCACTTCCTTATCCTTAGGCATATCCACAGTGATTACCGTATCCATCGGCAGTTCTGGCATCACATTATTGGATGTCTGCAGACCCTGCAAAAAATCAACCGGCACACTATACAAAGAGGATGGAAAGGACTTAGAGGTGTCGCTCTGCTCCATGTAGTCAACATTTTCATCCGGATACAGTATCACGGAATCGAAAAACCCCATCCCCGCCTCCGAGTATTCCTTGTCATACGCCCAGTGCATCTGTGCTCCGATTCCAAGCGGCCCAATTTTGTTGTGCACCAGCAGATTAATGAACGCGTTCATCTTCGCTTGAAGTGAATGATCCATATTACTAGTACTCGTTGAATGCATCGCAACAGGGGCATTGACCAGAATGCTGCCATTATTCGATTGCACTCTTTTGATAGCTACCAAATAACGCTGCATGGCCGGATAATCAGTATTGCTGAACACGGGTCGTATACTTGCGAGAAAAGGAATCCCCACTTGATACAGCCGCTCCGCAGTCTCTGTCAGCAGTTCCAGATCAGAGAAGGGATAGATCTCCTTGATCGCCAAATACACTTTAGGCGTTGACGTGATATGAAGCCAGTCTTTCAGAACATACGCCATTGCCAACGCACTGACATTCGCTTGTTCAAAATACGGAACATACGCATCATCCCCTTTACTCACAGCATAGGGTGCTTGCAGGCCATCTTCCTGGAAGGATAGCTTTCCGAGTGACTCTGTCCCCTGACTCCCGGCAATATAGAGCATATCCTGTACCTTAATTGGAATTTCCGAAAACTGCCCGATCTGGAGATCCGCATTCCCGTCATATATCACATCAGTGGTTAACTGTAGCTTCTTTTTCAGCGAGGCTGGAGGGCTGTATCCGATATGTAAATACTGTCCCTGATAATGCTCCCAATCCTCTACATAAAATTTATTAGTAATCAAAATATCCGCTGCGTTACGGACCATGATCACTTTGGAGTAATGATCCAGCATCCCTTGTTCATATTGATCCAGACCCTTAAGCGTTACCCTGATAGAATAGGACGCCAGCAGTCGCTGAAGTTCAGTCACGTTACCTTCCTTCGTTGTGCCCTTAGCGAGGCTGTCATAGAGCAGTAGAACCTGCTGTGGCGTAGCTGCAGATTGAACAGGTGTAACGGGAACCAGCAGGGCTGTCAGGGTCAACGTCAGTAGCAATATACCGTTTAAGACTCCTCTGATGCTCACACACTCACATCCTTTTGAGGCTTTGTATACGGGCTAGAAGGGATGTTCTTGCTAACCTGCTTAACCTGATTGCTGTTTTTAGAAACTCTGCGCCCAATCACACTGGATAGGGTCAGAAAAGTGACTAAATCAAAGGATAATGTAAATAAGAACTCATGCTTGGAAATATCGGCATCGCCTGCCCCGATAATCGATACAAAAATACCTGAAAGCCCAATGCCAATCGAAGCGACTATCAATACCAATCGCTGCATACCTCTGAAATCACGGGACTTGACCGCTTTTACAAAGGAAGGCATATAGAGACCGATAACAAGCACCATCCACAGCAAAATAAATCCAAAGGTTCGCGGGGCCAGCGTTAATTTCAGTTGACTATATCCGGTGAAAAAGTGGCTCTGTGCTCGAAATTCCTTTCCGACGGATTGCTCGTAGTTCCCCATGGCTGCTGGTTTGATTGAGAATGCACTTTGAGCGGCCACATTAAGAATCGAGTTAAGCTGGTCCGGATTCGTTAAATAATATTTAAGAATGGATACAAATCCATACCGACTGTAGAAATTCTCTTCGAGAAGTGGTGAATTTACGTCTATGGTCACGTACTTCTCATAATGAATGCTGTTCTTCAGAATGGCGTATTGCTCATCCATCCCTAACGCTTTTAAAGCAGCCTCTGGATCTGGTGATTCCTTCAGCACCCCTCGGGTCATAGCATGGAATTGGTTAATGTTTACGAACTCGTTTGAAATATTCAAATACGTGAACACACCTGCGAACAGCATCAGAGCAAGAGACGCCATCGTAAGGATGCGGAAGATCTTATCTCTGCGAATCCAAAGAAGTGAACAGCCCAGTAGAGCAATGATCATACCCACTGGAGCATTCTGCTGCTTAGAAGTAGTCAGGATCAACGTACTAATTACGAATAAGGCCAGCATCGCGTAGTCATTGAATCTTTTTTGATATAACATCAGCCATGAAGCGAACATGAAGATCATCGTGATCATCACAACGCTTTCGCCGTAAAAGGAGTTAAAATAAGCCGTATAACCGGTATCTCCGAATATAAAAATAGCAATACCTGCAATGATGAATCCCTGTTTTCGGGACATCTTCCATGTAATAGCCTCTATTAATAAGTAAATTGCGATTACATATAGAATCGTATAAATCGCCGCTTGAAAGCGGATGTCGAATACCTCACTACTGAAGAACAACTTGTTAAGTCCTATAGCCAGCTTGATAAATAAGGACTGAGAGGAAAATAACATTGCACCATTCTCATTAAAATATTGAAAGATCCCGTATTGCTTCACAAAATAACCAAAGTACTGACTATCATAATCCGGCAGATTGAAATAGAGTCCATTACTATAAATGCTACGGAAAAAGTCACCGTTATCCGCCATTCCGACATACGGAGCTGTGAACAACGCGATGACGGTAATAAGCAGCACTCCAAATGCAGCAAGAAATGCAGGAGAAACCGAAAAATTAGCAAGTGTTATGCTTCGCCTTAGAGGTGTTTTCACCGTGTTGTCCATCATGCAGGTTCACCTTCAATACATTAGGTTTAAGTTAATAGACATAGGCCAATAGTGCCATCAAGTTGTCAAAAGAGTAGGCTTGGCCGCTAGCCACATCGCCGAATCCTCCGTATAATGGGCTACCCACATCTGTTACTCTGAACTCGTTCATTCTTTCAATACTTTTATGGTAGAGCGATTCATCGCCGATTTCTGCGCCAATCATAGCTGTTATGGCATAAATGGCTGTAGAACGGATATCATTCAGCGGCTTACCTTCTCTCGAATATTGCCCATACAACGTTCCAGCTTCGACCTGTTGCTTGATAAAATCAATGCTGGTGGATTTCTCCTGTTCTACCTCTGTTAAGGCTAGAATGGATAAAAGCGACTCTACTGTATTGATGTTTTCTGAACTATATTTTCCGGTCTCATAATTAAACCGTGTCTCATAAAAGGGGAATTCATCCGATAAATATCCGTTTTCCAATATTACGTTCATATCATTCGTCAGCTTCTTGCTAAATTGGCTAGGAATCGACAATTTTCGCAAAGTGCCCAAATTAATATAACACAAAGTGACGAATGTGTTTGTTGAAGAATATTCCATATCGTAGAAATCATAAAGCTTCTCATTTTTTACATTATAATCGTAAAATCTTTCGCCATATTTATCCGCTTCAGCTGTATATTGCGTATCACTAAACTTTTCGCCCGCCTCATAAAGAGCTCGAATTATGCGCAAATCATCTACGGCAGCATTCAAGGGGTATAGCTTCTGCTGTTTGGGACTGTAACGGTAGCTGAAACCGCTGTTCATATCAAAGGTTTGCTTAGCTAGTTGCCATTGTTCCGCAAATCTCTCTTGTTGGCCGCTACGCACAGCTGCCAGCATCTGGAGAGATGCCGATTCACTTAGAACCTCGTGTCCACTCGCCGCTTCCGCCGACTGATCTGTTTCAATAATATTAGTATATACACCGTACTCGCCTGTGAGCTTCGAGGTAATGAACTGCTCTAAGTTAGCTACTTCCTGGGTCTGGGTTACCGTAGTATCATTGTCTGAATCTGCTGGAGCTGGAGAATTGTTATGAACACTATTAGTCGGATTTGGTGCTGCCGTTTTTTCGCATGCCGTTAACCCGATAACGCCTGCAAATATCGCTAGTGCAGCAATGATTACTTTCCTCAAGTGATCACCTCCTCTTAATATTCTCCTATACTGCTTACTGTCTAGTATTATCTATAACGGTAATATACAACAAAATGTTAAATCAAACTGTGAGCGTTATGTATCTATCCTTGGACAAAAAAAGAGATATCCTTACGCCTTTGGCGAGCGGGATATCCCCTCTGTATCAGTTATTTATTCATTCATACGTTCCCAAAAACGATGGGCAGTAATTGCCGCGACAAGGCTGGCAGCGAAAACCTCTCCGCCATCTCCAATGATTACACCCGGACTGCTTCTATGCTGGGCCGTTTCAAGTAGTTTAGCATTTTCAGTAGTCACCGCGATGGGCTTAAAGTGAGAATAGGCTTGGTTCAGGAATTGCGCTGTATCTTTATGGAATTTCTTATGTTCCGAATTTCCACCAGCTGCATAAATTGCATCAAAGAGCACCGAATCTGTCGTGGATAAGGTATGAATGACTTCAAGCTCTGTCCCCTTCGAGCCTTTAATAAATCCAAGCTTATCACTGATTATCTCCGGCTGGATCCCGGCTCTCATAAGCGTATCCAGAACAGGCATCACCAAGTCTTCATCAAATCTGCCGCCTATAATCACACCTATTTTACGTGTGTTTGGGTGCTTCTTCGTATTTGCCTGACTTAGTGCCGGGGAGATTTGAGCCACCTCGGAACCGCCTGTTATCGGAGGCGTCGCCCCAATAGCTTCTGCTACAGGCACAGCAAGCTCTAACGTAACGTTCGCGAGCATATCTACAACCTGCTGCCGGACAGACTTACTCTTTACCTTCCCGAGCTCGAATGAATAGGCTTCAATAATATGCGTTTTTTCTGGAGCACTCATGCTGTTCCAGAACAGCTTAGCTTGTGAAAAATGGTCTTCAAAGCTTTTGCTCCGGCTACGCACCTTACGGCCCTCAACCTTCTCCTGATAATGTACATAACCACCTTCAGCCTCTGTTGCAGGTGCAGGCGTATTGTTAGCAAGCGAATTATTATGATAGCTCACTGAACCCTGATTAATCGTCTGCCGTCCATACCCGTCACGCTGATTGTTGTGGAAAGGACATACCGGTCTATTGATCGGCAGCTCATGGAAGTTCGGACCGCCAAGCCGAATCAGCTGAGTATCCGTATAAGAGAACAATCTGCCCTGAAGCAGTGGATCATTGGTGAAATCGATGCCTGGCACCACATGTCCAGGGTGGAAAGCTACCTGCTCCGTTTCGGCGAAGACATTATCCACGTTGCGGTTCAAGGTCATTTTCCCAACAATCTGTACAGGTACATCTTCCTCTGGCCATAGCTTTGTAGGATCCAGCACGTCAAAATCAAACTTAAATTCATCTTCTTCACTTAGAAGCTGAATGCCCAATTCGTATTCCGGAAAGTTGCCAGCTTCAATCGATTCCCATAAATCACGGCGATGAAAGTCAGGGTCCACACCTGATATTTTCTGAGCTTCGTCCCACACCAAAGAGTGTACACCGAGCACCGGTTTCCAGTGAAATTTAACAAAATGGGCTTTTCCTTGCTCATTAATCAACCTGAAAGTATGCACCCCAAACCCTTCCATCATTCTGAAGCTACGTGGAATAGCACGGTCCGACATCAGCCACATTGCCATATGGGCCGATTCTTGGTTATTAGCTATGAAATCCCAAAAGGTATCGTGAGCCGATGCCGCCTGAGGCATTTCATTGTGCGGCTCAGGCTTAAGCGCATGTACTAAATCTGGGAATTTGATTGCATCCTGGATAAAAAAGACGGGCATATTATTTCCTACTAAATCGTAATTCCCTTCCTCAGTATAGAATTTGGTAGAGAATCCGCGGGCATCCCGCACTGTCTCAGCTGATCCCCGTGATCCCGCTACCGTCGAGAATCGGACAAACACCGGTGTCTTCACGGAAGGATCTTGAAGGAATTTCGCCTTCGTATATTCTTTCAGTGATTTATATACTTCAAACTCACCATGAGCAGCAAATCCACGTGCATGCACAATTCTCTCAGGGATTCGCTCATGATCGAAATGCGTCATTTTTTCCCGGAAATGAAAGTCTTCCAGTAAGGTTGGGCCCCGATCACCCGCCTTTAAGGAGAACTCGTCCTCTGATACTTTTAAACCCTGGTTCGTTGTTAAGGTGTGACCTTCATCCTTACTGCGAAACTGTTCCAGTTGCTCATTCTTGCTGTTTCCGTTCACTTTTTGATGTTCACTCATTAACAATGGCTCCTTCCGAAGGTAAAGTAAATATTGTCATGTATCTCTTACCCTTAAGGAAAGATTGGCAAACAAAAAAAGGTCGTATCTAGCACCCACTTGGCACTAAACACGACCTTCTCTCAGTGAATCAGCTTATTTCCTATTTTTGTACTTCTTATTTCACATCGTCGCTAAGAGATCTAAGCCATTTCTCGCTTCCATCTCCATTACGAACCGCTTCATGAGAGAACGTAGCTTCCTGTACATCACCGAAGCCCCAATGGTCCTCTGCAACATCCGGGAATAGCGGTGCCAAACCTTTCAACGGTCCGCGATACAGCATACGATTAATCAGGGTTACCGCTTCGACACGAGTGATTGCATTCTTCGGCTTGAAGGTTCCATCCGGATAACCCGTTAGAAACTTTCCGTTATACAATGCTTCAATCGCATTGCCTGACCAATGACCAGAAGTATCCGTGAAATGTGTCACCGCCGGTGCGCCTGTCTCAAGTTTCAGGAAACGAGCCATAACCGAAGCTAACTCTCCTCTGGTTACAGGTGCG
This Paenibacillus sp. FSL R5-0345 DNA region includes the following protein-coding sequences:
- a CDS encoding catalase, whose amino-acid sequence is MSEHQKVNGNSKNEQLEQFRSKDEGHTLTTNQGLKVSEDEFSLKAGDRGPTLLEDFHFREKMTHFDHERIPERIVHARGFAAHGEFEVYKSLKEYTKAKFLQDPSVKTPVFVRFSTVAGSRGSAETVRDARGFSTKFYTEEGNYDLVGNNMPVFFIQDAIKFPDLVHALKPEPHNEMPQAASAHDTFWDFIANNQESAHMAMWLMSDRAIPRSFRMMEGFGVHTFRLINEQGKAHFVKFHWKPVLGVHSLVWDEAQKISGVDPDFHRRDLWESIEAGNFPEYELGIQLLSEEDEFKFDFDVLDPTKLWPEEDVPVQIVGKMTLNRNVDNVFAETEQVAFHPGHVVPGIDFTNDPLLQGRLFSYTDTQLIRLGGPNFHELPINRPVCPFHNNQRDGYGRQTINQGSVSYHNNSLANNTPAPATEAEGGYVHYQEKVEGRKVRSRSKSFEDHFSQAKLFWNSMSAPEKTHIIEAYSFELGKVKSKSVRQQVVDMLANVTLELAVPVAEAIGATPPITGGSEVAQISPALSQANTKKHPNTRKIGVIIGGRFDEDLVMPVLDTLMRAGIQPEIISDKLGFIKGSKGTELEVIHTLSTTDSVLFDAIYAAGGNSEHKKFHKDTAQFLNQAYSHFKPIAVTTENAKLLETAQHRSSPGVIIGDGGEVFAASLVAAITAHRFWERMNE
- the wsfD gene encoding glycan biosynthesis hexose transferase WsfD, translating into MMDNTVKTPLRRSITLANFSVSPAFLAAFGVLLITVIALFTAPYVGMADNGDFFRSIYSNGLYFNLPDYDSQYFGYFVKQYGIFQYFNENGAMLFSSQSLFIKLAIGLNKLFFSSEVFDIRFQAAIYTILYVIAIYLLIEAITWKMSRKQGFIIAGIAIFIFGDTGYTAYFNSFYGESVVMITMIFMFASWLMLYQKRFNDYAMLALFVISTLILTTSKQQNAPVGMIIALLGCSLLWIRRDKIFRILTMASLALMLFAGVFTYLNISNEFVNINQFHAMTRGVLKESPDPEAALKALGMDEQYAILKNSIHYEKYVTIDVNSPLLEENFYSRYGFVSILKYYLTNPDQLNSILNVAAQSAFSIKPAAMGNYEQSVGKEFRAQSHFFTGYSQLKLTLAPRTFGFILLWMVLVIGLYMPSFVKAVKSRDFRGMQRLVLIVASIGIGLSGIFVSIIGAGDADISKHEFLFTLSFDLVTFLTLSSVIGRRVSKNSNQVKQVSKNIPSSPYTKPQKDVSV
- a CDS encoding glycosyl hydrolase family 8, giving the protein MRKVIIAALAIFAGVIGLTACEKTAAPNPTNSVHNNSPAPADSDNDTTVTQTQEVANLEQFITSKLTGEYGVYTNIIETDQSAEAASGHEVLSESASLQMLAAVRSGQQERFAEQWQLAKQTFDMNSGFSYRYSPKQQKLYPLNAAVDDLRIIRALYEAGEKFSDTQYTAEADKYGERFYDYNVKNEKLYDFYDMEYSSTNTFVTLCYINLGTLRKLSIPSQFSKKLTNDMNVILENGYLSDEFPFYETRFNYETGKYSSENINTVESLLSILALTEVEQEKSTSIDFIKQQVEAGTLYGQYSREGKPLNDIRSTAIYAITAMIGAEIGDESLYHKSIERMNEFRVTDVGSPLYGGFGDVASGQAYSFDNLMALLAYVY